The Pseudomonas nunensis genome includes the window CTTTGTGCCAACGCCGTTCTATCGCGTTGGCGGCACTGCAGCCGTCCTCAAGGACAGCAAGATCACCCGTTGGGAAGACCTGAAGAATCAACCGGTCTGCACTTCCCAGGGCAGCAGCTACGTCAAGCCGCTGACCGAGTTGGGCGCCGAAATCAAAGCGTTCAAGAGCTCGTCGGAATCCTTGCTGGCCCTGCGCGGCAACAACTGCGTCGCCGCCGTGCACGACGCCACGCTGATCAACCCGCTGATCGCCGACACCTCCGAATGGCAGGGCTATCGCGCGATCTCCCCGGAACTCAACCCGGCGCCGTCGGTGATCTGGACCCGTCGTGGCGAGAGCGACACCCAGGCCAAACTCGACCCGATCATCAAAGAGCTGCACCGCAGCGGCTGGTTGATCGAGGCCCAGACCCGCAACCACATCACCCCGGCGTCCCCGGCGCTGGTCGAGTTGCAGAAACAGTTCCAGGCCAACGGTGCCTGAGTCCGGCTCCTGGTTTTCAACCGATCAACGCTCAAGGTAGCCGTGCATGAAGCCACTTTTTTCCGCCAGAACCCTGACCACCCTGTGCCTGGCCGGATGCGCCGCACTGGCCGCCAGCCTCGCTCAGGCTGACGCCACCCTGGACAAAATCCAGCAGCGCCACGCCATCAGCGTCGGGGTGATTCTCAGCGGTCCGCCGTTCGGCACCATCGACCCGAAGAGCGGCGAACACCAGGGCTACAACGTCGAACTGGCCAAGGGCATCGGCAAGGTTCTGGGGGTCGAGGCCAACACTGTTTCAGTGCTGGCGCCGAACCGCGTGCAGTTCCTGCAACAGGGCAAGGTCGACATCCTGATCGCCAACATGCAGTACACCGACGAGCGCGCCGAGATTCTCGACTACGTGCCCACGCCTTATGAAGAAGTCGGCGGCGCCGCACTGATTCGCAAAGGTGCGGGCATCACTCAGTGGGCCGACCTGAAGGGCAAACCGGTGTGCGTGTCCCAGGGCAGCAACTTCATCAAACCGTTGCAGGAAACCTACGGCGCCGAGATCAAGGCATTTCGCAGTCAGTCCGAGTCGCTGCTGTCCCTGCGCGGCAATGGCTGCGTGGCGGCGGTGCATGTCAGCCCGACCATGCATGCGTTGCTGAGCGATGCCGAGTGGGCCGGTTATGAAATCCCGCTGCCGGGGGATTTGATCCCGTCGAACTCGGTGATCTGGATTCGCAAGGGTGAGCACGATACCCAAGCCAGACTGGATGCCATCGTCCGCGACTGGCACCGCAGCGGCTGGCTGATCGCGTTGGGCGAACGCACCGGCATGGCGCCGTCCCAGGCTTTGCGTGACTTGCATGAGCAGTATCGCAACGCGGCGCCATTGGCGGTTCAACCATGAGCCAAGGGTTGTTCGCGACATTGCAGCAACTGCTCGGCGCCAGCCATGTGCAAAGTGGCGAAGAGGCTGCGCCGTACCTGACGGACAAGCAGGGGCGCTACGTCGGGCAAGTGATCGCCGCCGTGCACCCGGCCAACACCGAAGAAGTCGCAGCGGTGGTCCGCGCTTGCGTGACGAATGACACACCGATCGTGGTGCAGGGCGGCAACACCGGTTTGATGGGCGGCGCGACCCCGGACGCCAGTGGCCGCGCCGTGTTGCTGTTGCTCGATCGCCTGAACCGCGTGCGCAATGTGGACACCGACAACGACACCCTCACCGTCGAGGCCGGCTGCGTCCTGCAAACCGTACAGGACGTGGCGCGCAACGCCGGACGCCTGTTTCCCCTGAGTCTCGGTGCCGAAGGCAGTTGCACGATTGGTGGCAACCTCGGCACCAACGCTGGCGGCACGGCGGTGTTGCGCTATGGCAACACCCGCGAACTCACCCTCGGCCTGGAGGTAGTCACCGCACAAGGCGAAATCTGGAATGGCCTGCGCGGTTTGCGCAAGGACAACACCGGCTACGACCTGCGCGACCTGTTTATCGGCAGCGAAGGCACGCTCGGCATTATCACCGCTGCGACCCTGAAACTGTTTCCGCTGCCCAAGGCTCAGGCCACGGCGTTGTTGGCGTTCGATTCGCTGGCTCAAGCCGTTAAATTCCTGTCTCACGCCCGTGCCGGTTTCGGCGCCAGCCTGACCGCATTCGAATTGCTCAGCGCCGATTGCCTGGCGTTGCTGCGCGAACAATTTCCCCAAGGCCCGCAACCGTTTCTCGGCGCGGCGCAGCCGTGGTTTGCGCTGCTGGAACTCTCCGATAACCACAGCGAAAGCCATGCCCGCGAAGCCTTTGAAATGGTGCTGGGCGATGCCTTTGAAGAGGAGTTGCTGGCCAACGCGTTGATCGCCGAAAGCCTGGCTCAGAGCGAAGGTTTGTGGCTGCTGCGGGAAAACATGAGCGAGGCGCAGAAGCGTGCCGGGCGCAACATGAAGCACGACATCTCGGTGCCGATTTCCCAGGTCGTGGCGTTTGTCGCGCACACCGATGCGCTGCTGCAACAGCACTTTCCTGGCGTGCGGCATTTCACCTTCGGTCATTTGGGCGACGGCAACCTGCATTACAACGTCGCGCACCCGCTGGATTCGACGGTCGAGGCGCACATGGCGAATTACGCGGCGCTCAGCGAACTGGTGCACGACAGCGCCCACGCCCACGGCGGTTCGATCAGCGCCGAACATGGCATCGGCCAGCGCAAGGTCGGCTTGCTGGATCGCTACAAAAGTCCGGTGGAACTGGACCTGATGCGCCGCATCAAGCACGCGCTGGACCCGAAAAACCTGCTCAATCCGGGCAAAGTCGTGGAGGTGGCCAAGCCATGAGTGTTCGCCTGTCTAAACGCGTGCAGCGCGTCTCGCTGTCGGCCAACGCCGCCGCCAAATCCCAGGCCACGGCGTTGCGCGAGACCGGTCGCGACATCCTTGACCTGACCACCGGCGAGCCGGATTTCGACACCCCGGATCACATCAAGCAAGCCGCGTATGCCGCCATTGCCGCTGGCGCCACGAAGTACACGCCGACGCCGGGAGTGAAAGCGTTAAGACTTGCCGTACAACGCAAACTCCAGCGCGAAAACCGGCTGGAATATCCGCTGGAATCCATCGTGATTGCCAACGGTGCGAAACAGATCATCTTCAACGCCTTCGCCGCGACCCTCGATGAGGGCGATGAAGTGCTGGTGCCGACGCCGTACTGGCCGTCGTTCCCGGACAGCGTGCGCATCAATGGCGGCGAGCCGGTGTTTATCGAGTGCGGACTGGTCCAGGGTTGCAAGCTGACGCCGCAACAGTTGGAGCAGCACATCGGCGAACGCACGCGATGGCTGATCCTCAACGGTCCAGGCAACCCGAGTGGCGCGGTGTACAGCGCCGCCGAGTTGCAGGCATTGGCCGAAGTGCTGCGGCGCCATCCGCACGTGTTGATCTTGCTGGATGAGCTTTACGAACATATTCGTTTTGACGGTCAGCAACCGTTGAGTTTGCTGAACGTTGCGCCTGATCTGCAGCCGCGTTGCCTGTTGGTGGGCGGTGTGTCCAAGACCTACGCCATGACCGGTTGGCGCATCGGTTTCGGTGCCGGACCGCAAGTGCTGACCAGTGCGATGGCTGTTG containing:
- a CDS encoding transporter substrate-binding domain-containing protein; the encoded protein is MKPLFSARTLTTLCLAGCAALAASLAQADATLDKIQQRHAISVGVILSGPPFGTIDPKSGEHQGYNVELAKGIGKVLGVEANTVSVLAPNRVQFLQQGKVDILIANMQYTDERAEILDYVPTPYEEVGGAALIRKGAGITQWADLKGKPVCVSQGSNFIKPLQETYGAEIKAFRSQSESLLSLRGNGCVAAVHVSPTMHALLSDAEWAGYEIPLPGDLIPSNSVIWIRKGEHDTQARLDAIVRDWHRSGWLIALGERTGMAPSQALRDLHEQYRNAAPLAVQP
- a CDS encoding aminotransferase class I/II-fold pyridoxal phosphate-dependent enzyme, translated to MSVRLSKRVQRVSLSANAAAKSQATALRETGRDILDLTTGEPDFDTPDHIKQAAYAAIAAGATKYTPTPGVKALRLAVQRKLQRENRLEYPLESIVIANGAKQIIFNAFAATLDEGDEVLVPTPYWPSFPDSVRINGGEPVFIECGLVQGCKLTPQQLEQHIGERTRWLILNGPGNPSGAVYSAAELQALAEVLRRHPHVLILLDELYEHIRFDGQQPLSLLNVAPDLQPRCLLVGGVSKTYAMTGWRIGFGAGPQVLTSAMAVVQSQSTSGASSVGQAAALAAFDGGLDFLPAQVAAYQQRRDLLVTALKAVNGLEVLEPKGGFFVFVRCEGLLGRYRPNGAHLDSDADVVAYLLEEGVAGVAGSAYGLSPWFRLSIATATDSVAEAGRRIAHACGQLRGAA
- a CDS encoding transporter substrate-binding domain-containing protein yields the protein MLLERSPVKRLLPVMLGALISLSGITAAQADATLDKIQERHVLVVGVLLSGGPFGGIDPTSQKPRGLNVDLANELGRQLGAEVQLVPVLPANRVQFLQQGKVDLLIANMEWTAERGEILGFVPTPFYRVGGTAAVLKDSKITRWEDLKNQPVCTSQGSSYVKPLTELGAEIKAFKSSSESLLALRGNNCVAAVHDATLINPLIADTSEWQGYRAISPELNPAPSVIWTRRGESDTQAKLDPIIKELHRSGWLIEAQTRNHITPASPALVELQKQFQANGA
- a CDS encoding FAD-binding oxidoreductase; amino-acid sequence: MSQGLFATLQQLLGASHVQSGEEAAPYLTDKQGRYVGQVIAAVHPANTEEVAAVVRACVTNDTPIVVQGGNTGLMGGATPDASGRAVLLLLDRLNRVRNVDTDNDTLTVEAGCVLQTVQDVARNAGRLFPLSLGAEGSCTIGGNLGTNAGGTAVLRYGNTRELTLGLEVVTAQGEIWNGLRGLRKDNTGYDLRDLFIGSEGTLGIITAATLKLFPLPKAQATALLAFDSLAQAVKFLSHARAGFGASLTAFELLSADCLALLREQFPQGPQPFLGAAQPWFALLELSDNHSESHAREAFEMVLGDAFEEELLANALIAESLAQSEGLWLLRENMSEAQKRAGRNMKHDISVPISQVVAFVAHTDALLQQHFPGVRHFTFGHLGDGNLHYNVAHPLDSTVEAHMANYAALSELVHDSAHAHGGSISAEHGIGQRKVGLLDRYKSPVELDLMRRIKHALDPKNLLNPGKVVEVAKP